The stretch of DNA CCTACTCGATCGCGATGCTGCTCGACCAGCACCTGCCGGCCGGCTGGAGCGCCGACATCCTCGCCACCGACGTGTCCACGGCGATGCTCACCCGCGTGGAGAACGGCCGCTACAGCCAGGTCGAGATGAACCGCGGCCTCCCGGCCACCAGCCTGGTGAAGTACTTCACCCGGGCCGGCAGCGAGTGGGAGATCGTGCCCGCGCTGCGCAAGATGGTGCGCACGCGTCACCTCAACCTGGCCGAGCCGTTCGGTGCGATCGGCACCTTCGACCTCGTGCTGCTGCGCAACGTCCTCATCTACTTCGACCAGCCCACCAAGCACGGCATCCTGCGCCGCATGCACCAGCACGTGGCTCCGGACGGCTACCTGCTGCTCGGCTCCTCGGAGACCACCCTCGACCTGCCCGCCGACCTCCACGCGATGTGGGACCGCGAGCAGATCGGCCGTGTCCAGGCCCACCGCCCGGCCGGGGCCGTGAGCGTTCCGCGACCGTTCTCACCCGCCATCTCGGCCGCCCTGACAGGAGTTCGACCATGACCCAGAGCCCGGTGACGCAGCGCGCCATGATCATCGACGACTCCAGGGCGATGCGCAGCATCCTGCGTCGCATCATCCAGAGCCTCGACTTCGAGACCGCCGAGGCCGGGCACGGCCAGGAGGCGCTCGACCAGATGGAGGGCGGGTTCGCGCCGGACCTGTGCCTCATCGACTGGAACATGCCCGTGATGGACGGCTACACGTTCATCACCGAAGTCCGCAAGCGACCCGAGTGGCGCAACATCACGCTGATGATGGTGACCACCGAGTCCGAGCAGGGCCAGATCGTCAAGGCGCTCGCCGCCGGAGCACACGAGTACGTGATCAAGCCGTTCACACCCGACGCGATCGTCGAGAAGCTCGAACTGCTCGGTCTCGTCAGCAAGGGAGTCCCCGCATGACCATCACCCAGCCCAGCGGCCCCGAGCTGGCCGACGTACACGCGATCACCGAGCAGGTGTGGAGCAGCTTCCTCGGAGACGAGGAGCCGCTGCTGCCGCGTTTCGACGCCGAGCCCTTCTTCCCGGCCGAGACGGTGTGGTCGGCGGCGGTCAGCGTGCACGGCGGCTGGACCGGCACCGTCACCGTCGAGCTCTCCTCGGGCGTGGCGCAGTCCCTGACCCGACTGATGCTGGCGATGGAGGACGAGCCCCTGGACGACGCCGATGTCGCCGACGCGGTCGGCGAGCTGGTGAACATGGTCGGCGGCAACGTCAAGAGCCTCATGCCGGGCCCCTCGGCGCTCACCCTTCCGGTCGTCGCGGCCGGCCGTGCCGCTCACAGCAGTGAGCTGACGGAGGTGGCGCGCTTCGACGCGTCGTGGCACGGCGAGCCCGTCCGCGTCAGCGTCCACGCACCTCAGTCCTGACCAATCTCAGCTAGAAGGTCATTCCCCATGTCGAAGATCCTCGTCGCCGACGACAGCAAGGTCATGCGCCAGATCGTGGTGCGCACCCTCCGCCAGGCGGGCTACTCCGGGCACGACGTCATCGAGGCCGAGAACGGCCGCGTGTGCCTGGAGAAGGCGCTGGCCGAGTCACCGGACCTCATCCTGTCGGACTGGAACATGCCGGAGATGAACGGCATCGACTGCCTCAGCGCCCTGCGCAGCGGCGGCAACCAGACGCCGTTCGGCTTCGTCACCTCCGAGGGCTCCGAGGAGATGCGCACCCGTGCCGCCTCGGCCGGGGCGCTGTTCCTGATCGCGAAGCCGTTCACCGCCGAGACCTTCCAGGAGCACCTGGGCGGCATCCTCTGATGCCCACCCACCTGCCCGTCCCCAAGCAGATCCGGGACCTGTTCGGTGACCTGCTCGACCGTGAGATCACCCTCACGCCGTCCGCGCCGCAGGCTCCGGGCCCGAAGACGCCGACGACGATCGCCACCTACGTCGACGACTATCTGCGGATCAGCGCGCTGATGATCTGCGACCTCGAGCTGTCGGCCTACGCCGGCGCCGCGCTCGGTCTCGTCCCGGTGGCCGGTGCGGAGACGGCGATCGAGGAGGGCGCGCTCAGCGAGGTGCTCAAGGAGAACCTCTACGAGGTGCTCAACATCGCCGCCTCGATGTTCAACGCTCCCGGCGCCGAGCACCTGCGGCTGCACGAGGTGCACGCCGCCGGTCAGCCGCTGCCGCCGCAGGTGTGGTCGATGGCGCTCACCCTCGGCCGACGCGAGGACTTCCACATCGACATCGCCGGGTACGGCGCCGGGCACGTCTCGGTGGTGCTCGTGGCCTGAGCGCCCCTCACCCTGCCCGGGAACTGGCAGCGAAGCGCACCTCCGCCCTCGGGCGGGCGCTCCGCTGCCAGTTTCTGGCATTTCACCCACGGCGCACTCAGGTCCTCTGTGGGGCGGCCGAAGGACTAGGCGAGCAAGGACAGCTCAGCCCCCGCCGACGGATCGGCATCGTTTCCTGCAGTACTCCCCCGACTGGAGGCTCCAGTGTCCTTCGCCGTATCCGACGCTGTCAGCGAGGTGCTCCACACCGCGCTCAACGGCCTCACGATGCGCCAGAACGTCACGGCCAACAACATCGCGAACATCGACACCCCTAACTTCCGGGCGTCGAGCATCGACTTCGAGACCTCGCTGCGTGAGGCCATCGACTCCGGCCAGGTGACGGACAACGCGACGCCCTCGATCGACGTCACGACGACGCCGACCGACACGCCCGTGGGTGCCAACAACAACAACGTCGACCTCCGCAAGGAGGAGGTGGCGATGATCCAGACCCAGTACCAGTACCAGGTGCTCGGCCAGGCGATCAGCAACCACTACCAGCTCATGCAGAGCGCGGCGGTGATGTGACGTGAGCGGCGCCTTCAACCTCCTGCGGGTGGCCGACGAGTCGATGGGTGCGCACCAGACCTGGATGGACGCCGTCGGCAACAACATCGCCAACGTGAACACCTACGAGCCGACCAGCGGCAACGCGTTCCAGGCGCAGTACCCGATCTTCCAGGCGGACCCTTCGGGCGGCGTCCGCATCGCCGGTGTCGCCGAGGGCGACCCGCAGGGCCGCGAGGTCTCGATGCCCGACAGCCCGCTCGCGGATGCCAACGGCTACGTGCGCGCCCCCGACATCGACATGTCCAGCGAGATGGGCCAGTTGATCATGGCCCAGCGCGGCTACGAGGCCTCGGTGCAGGTCACCAAGTCGGCCCAGGACATCTACACCGCTGCCCTCTCGATCGGACAGAAGTGATCTCATGACCGTCTCCGGAATCGAAGCGATCGGCGCTGCCCTGCCGGCGATGCCCGCCATGCCCACCACCGGCACGACCGACGCCGCGGGCATCACCGGCGGCCTCACCGGTACGGCGAGCAGCGCCGCGGCCGGCGCCGTCTCCGGCGCGACCGACACCACCGCCGCCACCGGCGCCCAGAGCGCCAACGGCGTCGAGTTCGGCAACCTGCTCTCCGACGGCATCGACCGTCTCCAGGGCCTGCAGAACACCAGCGACAACCTGTCGGTGCAGGCGGCGACCGGCGACTCGACCGCCATCCACGACTACACGATCGCAGCCGCCGAGGCCTCGACCGCGACCCAGCTCGCCGTCTCCCTGCGCAACACCGGCCTCCAGGCGTTCAACTCGATCATGAACATGCAGCTCTGAGGCTGAGCCGTGAGAGAGAACCTGACCCAGCTCCTGACGCGCTACCGGCGCGCGTTCGGCGAGTTCAGCAACGGCCAGAAGGCCGTGGCGATCGTCGGCTCCGGCGCACTGCTGCTGGCCGCCTTCCTCGTGTTCCGGTGGGTGTCGGCCCCCACGTACGCGCCGCTGTACACCAACCTCCAGAGCTCGGACGCCTCCTCGGTGATCGACGAGCTGAACAAGGAGGGCGTCAAGTACAAGCTGGCCGCCAACGGCTCCACCATCGAGGTGCCGCAGAACGCCGTCTACTCCACCCGCATCTCGCTCTCGGGCAAGAACCTGCCGGCCGGCAACAGCGACGCCGACGGCTATGGCCTGCTCGACAGCCAGAGCCTGTCGACCAGCGACTTCCAGGAGCAGACCGACTTCAAGCGTGCGATGGAGGGTGAGCTCGACAAGACCCTCGAGGCGATGACCGGCATCCAGACAGCCGTCGTGCACCTGGCGATCCCGCAGAAGCAGGTCTTCTCCGACCAGCAGGACCCGACCACCGCCTCGGTGCTGCTGCAGCTGGAGACCGGGACGACGCTGAGCGCTCAGCAGGTCCAGGCGGTCGTGCACCTGGTCGCCTCCAGCATCGACGGCCTGGACCCGGGCGACGTCACCGTCACCGACCAGAACGGGAACGTGCTCAGTGCGCCGGCCAACGCCGATGGCACCAGCGCCGCCAGCACCCAGTCCCAGCAGACCGAGGACTTCGAGAACGACATCCAGTCCGAGGTCCAGCAGGTGCTCGACAAGGTCGTCGGCGTCGGCAACGCCACCGCCAACGTCACGGCGAACCTCAACTACGACCAGAAGACGACCGACACCCTGACCTACGGCAAGGCCACCACAGTGCCCTCGCTGTCGGACAGCAAGGCGACCGAGACCTACTCCGGTCCGGCCAGCGGCGCGAGCGCCGCCGCCTCCGGCGTGGTCGGCCCCGATGGCCAGATGGACTCGAGCACGACGACCAGTGGTGGCAACTCGACGTACAAGAAGGAGTCCACCACCTCCGACAACGGCGTCGACCAGATCCGGCAGCACATCGTGACAGCGCCCGGGGCCGTGCAGAACATCCACGTCGGCGTCGTGATGGACTCAGCCGCCGTCGGCACCATCCCGCCGGCGCAGGTGCAGCAGCTGATCTCCAGCTCCATCGGCATCAACGCCGCTCGGGGTGACACCATCGACGTCACCACGATGCCGTTCAACAAGACGGCCGCCGCGGCCGCCGCCAAGGAGCTGGCCGCCGCCCAGGCGGCCGCCGACCACGCGAAGCGGATGAAGCTGTACCGCGACCTCGGGATCGGCGCCGTCGTGGCGCTGATCATCCTGCTCGCCTGGCTCCGCTCCCGGCGCCGGGCCAAGGCCCGCGAGGACGCCACGTCGTACGTCGTCGAGCAGCTCCGGGCCGATGCCGAGGCGCGCGCCGCCGCGATCGAGGCCGTCTCCCACCCGGCCGTCGCCGCCCTGGAGGCTGCCGAGGAGACCGAGGCGGAGAACCTGCGCCAGGAGCTCAACCAGCTGGTGGACTCCCAGCCTGAGGACGTCGCCACGCTGCTGCGCGGCTGGCTTGTGGAGCGACCGCGATGACACTGATGCCCACCCCGAGCGCACTCGGGCAGATCGGCGTGCGCAAGGCGGCGATCGTGCTGATCCAGCTCGGCAAGGAGCGCGCCGCGCAGGTGATGGAACACCTCACCGACGGCGAGGTGGAGATGATCTCGGCCGAGATCGCACGGCTCGACCGGATCTCCTCCTCCGAGACCGAGTCGGTGCTCACCGAGTTCCGCGACCTGGCCACCGCTCACGCGCACATCAGCCAGGGCGGCTTCGCCTTCGCCGAGTCGCTGCTGGAGAAGTCGCTGGGGGCCGAGCGGGCCAAGGAGATCATGGAGCGGCTGCATGCGGCCGCCGTCCAGATGCCCTTCCAGTTCCTGCACCGCGCCGACCCCGCACAGCTGCGCGGGTTCATCGCGGACGAGCACCCGCAGGTGATCGCCCTGGTACTCGCGCACATGACGCCCGACAAGGCCTCGCTGCTGCTCTCCGGGCTCCCGTCCTACCAGCAGGCGATCGTCGCCCACCGGATCGCGGTGATGGACCGCACCAACCCGGACATCATCCGCACGGTCGAGTCGATCCTGGAGCGCAAGCTCTCCTCGATGCTGCAGCCGGCCGAGATGTCGCGCGTCGGCGGCGTGGACTCGCTGGTCAACGTGATCAACCGCTCCGACCGTCCGACCGAGCGCCAGATCGTGGAGGGCCTCGAGGGGCTCGATCCCGAGCTGGCCGACGAGGTCAAGAGCCGGATGTTCATGTTCGAGGACATCATCGGCCTCGACGACCGCTCGGTGCAGCAGGTGCTGCGCCAGGTCGATGCCGGCGACCTCGCGCTGGCCCTCAAGGGCGTCTCCGAGGCCGTGCGCAACAAGATCACCTCGAACCTGTCCGAGCGGGCGGCGGAGAACCTCATCGAGGAGGTCGAGCTGCTCGGTGCCGTGCGCCTGGCCCAGGTCGAGGAGGCCCAGCAGTCGGTCATCCGCACGATCCGCCAGCTGGAGGAGCAGGGCCAGATCATGGTCCGGCGCGGGAACGAAGATGAGTTCGTCGTCTGAGGCGGCCGGCCCCCTGCGCCAGCTCGCGCACGCCGGCCCCGCCCTCGGGGCGACCCACCAGGGGGCCGTGCTCCCCCGCCACGAGGTGGGCGAGCTCGACCCGCTGCCGACGCCGGAGCTGCGCTCGGGAGCGTGGACCAGCCACGGCGATCACGTGACCGAGTCCCTGCTGGGCCAGGTCGCGGCCGAGGTGCGGTCGACCGCGCAGGCCCAGGGCTACTCGGTGGGATGGTCGCAGGGCAGCCGTGCCGCCCAGGCCGCCGTGGCCGAGGAGGCAGCGGCGGTCGCCCGCGAGGTGGCGGCCCGCAACGCCGAGGCCGAGCAGCGCCGGGCCGAGGAGCACGCCGCCGCGATCGCGGCGCTGGGCAAGGCCGCCGACGACGTACGCGACCTGCTGGTGGCGCTCTCGGCGCGGGTCGAGGAGCAGGCGACGACCCTGGCCTGGGAGCTCACCTCGACGCTGGTCGAGCGTGAGCTCGCCGTGGCCGACGACGCCGACGTGGTCCGCCGCGTGCTCCAGGTGCTGCCCGAGACCGGCGTGGCCACGGTGCGGCTGCATCCGGCCACCGCCGACGCCGACGCGGTGGCCGCCCTGCGCGGCACCGGCCTGAGCGTGATCCCCGATCCGTCGCTCGGCCGGGCCGACGCGCTGGTCGAGTGCGACGGCTCCGTCGCCGACCTGCGCATCGCCGAGGCGATCGAACGGGTCCGCCGGGTGCTGGCGTGACGGCTCTCTCCCCCGAGCTGCGCGAGCGGGCCCTGGCGGCCGCCGGGCACCGAACGCTCGGCACCGTGGTCGAGCTCGCCGGCCTGCACCTGATCGTGACCGGGTTGCCCGTGGCGGTCGGCGACCTGGTCGAGGTGCACCGCTCACCGGACCGGCCGAGAACTGTGGCCGGTGGGTCGCCCACCGTCCCGTCCGCGGCGCGGCACCTGCTCGCCGAGGTCGTCGCGCTGCGCACCGACGGCGCCGTCTGCCTGCCCCTGGGCACCCTGCACGGCGTCCGGATCGGCGATCACGTCCGGCACACCGGTGGGCCGCTGAGGGTGCTCGTCGGCGAGGCCCTGCGCGGGCGGGTGCTCGACGGCCTCGGCCGGCCGATCGACGGCGGCCCGCCGCTGGAGGCTCTCGGGCTGGAGTCGGTGAGCGTGGACGCCGAGACCCCCAACGCCCTGCAGCGGCCGCTGATCACCGAGGCGCTGGGTCTCGGCGTCAGGGCCCTGGACGCGCTCGTGCCCTGCGGACGCGGCCAGCGCATCGGCATCATGGCCGGCTCCGGCGTCGGCAAGTCCTCGCTGCTCTCGATGATCGCCCGCGGCACCGAGGCGGAGGTGTCGGTGATCGCGCTGGTCGGCGAGCGCGGCCGCGAGCTGCGCGAGTTCCTGGAGAACGACCTCGGCCCGGAGGGCCTGGCGCGCTCGGTCGTCGTGGTCGCCACCTCGGACGCACCGGCGGTGGAGCGGTTGCGCTCGGCGTTCGTCGCCACCCGCATCGCGGAGTGGTTCCGCGACGCCGGCAAGCACGTCGTGCTGATGATGGACTCGCTGACCCGTGTGGCGATGGCGCAGCGCGAGATCGGCCTCTCCGCAGGCGAGCCGCCGGCGACGCGCGGCTATCCGCCGTCGGTCTTCGGCCTGATGCCCCGCCTGCTGGAGCGGGCCGGCACCTCGCCGTCGGGCTCGATCACGGGGCTCTACACCGTGCTCGTCGAGGGCGACGACCTGCAGGACCCGATCGGCGACACGGCGCGCTCGATCCTGGACGGGCACGTGGTGCTCTCCCGCGAGCTGGCCACCTCGGGCCACTTCCCCTCGATCGACGTGCTGGAGTCGATCTCCCGACTGACCTCCGCCGTCTGCACGCCCGAGCAGCAGCAGGACGCGAGGTCGGCACGCCGGATGCTCGCGGCGTACCGCGGCGTGAAGGAGCTCGTGGAGATCGGCGCCTACGTGACCGGCTCGGACCCGGTGGCCGACGCCGCCATCGCCCGGATGGTGCACATCGAGCGCTTCCTGCAGCAGCGGATGGACGAGGTGTCGCCCACCGAGCGGACGTGGGCGGAGCTGGCCTCGATCGCCCGGTGAGGTACGCCGGAGGTTTCTCGTCGCGACCTCTCGTTTGGATCCAAATGAACGGCTAGCATGACGCCCATGCGCGCCCTCGTCGTTGCCCACGACCACGTCTCCCCCGTCGGCCCGATCGGCGACCAGCTCGAGCGCCGGGGCTACCGGCTCGAGCACTTCGTCGTCGTCGGTGCGGAGCAGTACGCGACCCCGGCCGTCACGACCGCCTTCCCGGACTTCGCGTCGTACGACGCCGTCGTCGTGCTCGGCGCTCCCTGGTCGGTCTACGACGACGCGACGATCGGCACCTGGGTGCACGACGAGATCAAGCAGGTGCAGGCGGCCGACGCCGCCGGCGTACCCGTGCTGGGGATCTGCTTCGGTGGCCAGCTGCTCGCCCAGGCCCACGGCGGGTCGGTGCAGCGGGCCCAGCGGCCCGAGATCGGCTGGGCCGACGTGGCCAGCACCGACGAGGAGCTGGTGGCGTCCGGGCCCTGGTTCCAGTGGCACTTCGACCGCTGGACGACGCCGCCGGAGGCCCGGCCGGTCGCGAGCAACGCCGCCGCGCCGCAGTCGTTCGTGCTGCGGCGCAACCTGGCGGTGCAGTTCCATCCGGAGCTGACACCCTCCTCGCTGGCAGGCTGGCTCGACAACGGCGGCGACGCGGGTGCGCGCGCGGCAGGCTTCGATCCCGAGCGCCTCGTGCAGGAGACGGAGCTGCTGGCCGCGCGCAACGAGCAGCGAGCCGCCGCGCTGGTCGACGCGTTCCTCGACCGGGTCGCCACCGCCTGACCAGCTCTGGACCTGGGCCGGTTTTCGGCATATCGTTCGGATACAAACGATTTGTGTTGGAGGCATCACATGAGTCAGGCACTCGCCGAATCCCCCACCCCGACCGAGGTGGACATCGACGCTGTCGTCCTCGCCGCCGAGCCGGCGGCTGACGGCGTCGTCCTGCTCACCCTCGGGGCGCGCGACGGCTCGGACCTCCCTGCGTGGGCCCCCGGGGCGCACATCGACCTCCTCCTCGGGGACGACCTGGTCCGGCAGTACTCCCTGTGCGGGGACCCGGCCGACCTGAGCACCTACCAGGTCGGCGTGCTGCTCGCTCCCGA from Nocardioides sp. BP30 encodes:
- a CDS encoding CheR family methyltransferase, producing MAPASFQLIAALVLRETSIIYEPRKEYLVEARLHPLAAQAGCANVDAYVQMLSVNPVERRKAIDALTINETSWFRDNAPYQAFTETMLPALIAARTERRRLSIWSAACSSGQEAYSIAMLLDQHLPAGWSADILATDVSTAMLTRVENGRYSQVEMNRGLPATSLVKYFTRAGSEWEIVPALRKMVRTRHLNLAEPFGAIGTFDLVLLRNVLIYFDQPTKHGILRRMHQHVAPDGYLLLGSSETTLDLPADLHAMWDREQIGRVQAHRPAGAVSVPRPFSPAISAALTGVRP
- a CDS encoding response regulator, translated to MTQSPVTQRAMIIDDSRAMRSILRRIIQSLDFETAEAGHGQEALDQMEGGFAPDLCLIDWNMPVMDGYTFITEVRKRPEWRNITLMMVTTESEQGQIVKALAAGAHEYVIKPFTPDAIVEKLELLGLVSKGVPA
- a CDS encoding chemotaxis protein CheX codes for the protein MTITQPSGPELADVHAITEQVWSSFLGDEEPLLPRFDAEPFFPAETVWSAAVSVHGGWTGTVTVELSSGVAQSLTRLMLAMEDEPLDDADVADAVGELVNMVGGNVKSLMPGPSALTLPVVAAGRAAHSSELTEVARFDASWHGEPVRVSVHAPQS
- a CDS encoding response regulator, which gives rise to MSKILVADDSKVMRQIVVRTLRQAGYSGHDVIEAENGRVCLEKALAESPDLILSDWNMPEMNGIDCLSALRSGGNQTPFGFVTSEGSEEMRTRAASAGALFLIAKPFTAETFQEHLGGIL
- the flgB gene encoding flagellar basal body rod protein FlgB; amino-acid sequence: MSFAVSDAVSEVLHTALNGLTMRQNVTANNIANIDTPNFRASSIDFETSLREAIDSGQVTDNATPSIDVTTTPTDTPVGANNNNVDLRKEEVAMIQTQYQYQVLGQAISNHYQLMQSAAVM
- a CDS encoding flagellar basal body rod protein FlgC, with amino-acid sequence MSGAFNLLRVADESMGAHQTWMDAVGNNIANVNTYEPTSGNAFQAQYPIFQADPSGGVRIAGVAEGDPQGREVSMPDSPLADANGYVRAPDIDMSSEMGQLIMAQRGYEASVQVTKSAQDIYTAALSIGQK
- the fliE gene encoding flagellar hook-basal body complex protein FliE; the encoded protein is MTVSGIEAIGAALPAMPAMPTTGTTDAAGITGGLTGTASSAAAGAVSGATDTTAATGAQSANGVEFGNLLSDGIDRLQGLQNTSDNLSVQAATGDSTAIHDYTIAAAEASTATQLAVSLRNTGLQAFNSIMNMQL
- the fliF gene encoding flagellar basal-body MS-ring/collar protein FliF, whose protein sequence is MRENLTQLLTRYRRAFGEFSNGQKAVAIVGSGALLLAAFLVFRWVSAPTYAPLYTNLQSSDASSVIDELNKEGVKYKLAANGSTIEVPQNAVYSTRISLSGKNLPAGNSDADGYGLLDSQSLSTSDFQEQTDFKRAMEGELDKTLEAMTGIQTAVVHLAIPQKQVFSDQQDPTTASVLLQLETGTTLSAQQVQAVVHLVASSIDGLDPGDVTVTDQNGNVLSAPANADGTSAASTQSQQTEDFENDIQSEVQQVLDKVVGVGNATANVTANLNYDQKTTDTLTYGKATTVPSLSDSKATETYSGPASGASAAASGVVGPDGQMDSSTTTSGGNSTYKKESTTSDNGVDQIRQHIVTAPGAVQNIHVGVVMDSAAVGTIPPAQVQQLISSSIGINAARGDTIDVTTMPFNKTAAAAAAKELAAAQAAADHAKRMKLYRDLGIGAVVALIILLAWLRSRRRAKAREDATSYVVEQLRADAEARAAAIEAVSHPAVAALEAAEETEAENLRQELNQLVDSQPEDVATLLRGWLVERPR
- the fliG gene encoding flagellar motor switch protein FliG, with protein sequence MTLMPTPSALGQIGVRKAAIVLIQLGKERAAQVMEHLTDGEVEMISAEIARLDRISSSETESVLTEFRDLATAHAHISQGGFAFAESLLEKSLGAERAKEIMERLHAAAVQMPFQFLHRADPAQLRGFIADEHPQVIALVLAHMTPDKASLLLSGLPSYQQAIVAHRIAVMDRTNPDIIRTVESILERKLSSMLQPAEMSRVGGVDSLVNVINRSDRPTERQIVEGLEGLDPELADEVKSRMFMFEDIIGLDDRSVQQVLRQVDAGDLALALKGVSEAVRNKITSNLSERAAENLIEEVELLGAVRLAQVEEAQQSVIRTIRQLEEQGQIMVRRGNEDEFVV
- a CDS encoding FliH/SctL family protein; its protein translation is MSSSSEAAGPLRQLAHAGPALGATHQGAVLPRHEVGELDPLPTPELRSGAWTSHGDHVTESLLGQVAAEVRSTAQAQGYSVGWSQGSRAAQAAVAEEAAAVAREVAARNAEAEQRRAEEHAAAIAALGKAADDVRDLLVALSARVEEQATTLAWELTSTLVERELAVADDADVVRRVLQVLPETGVATVRLHPATADADAVAALRGTGLSVIPDPSLGRADALVECDGSVADLRIAEAIERVRRVLA
- a CDS encoding FliI/YscN family ATPase — translated: MTALSPELRERALAAAGHRTLGTVVELAGLHLIVTGLPVAVGDLVEVHRSPDRPRTVAGGSPTVPSAARHLLAEVVALRTDGAVCLPLGTLHGVRIGDHVRHTGGPLRVLVGEALRGRVLDGLGRPIDGGPPLEALGLESVSVDAETPNALQRPLITEALGLGVRALDALVPCGRGQRIGIMAGSGVGKSSLLSMIARGTEAEVSVIALVGERGRELREFLENDLGPEGLARSVVVVATSDAPAVERLRSAFVATRIAEWFRDAGKHVVLMMDSLTRVAMAQREIGLSAGEPPATRGYPPSVFGLMPRLLERAGTSPSGSITGLYTVLVEGDDLQDPIGDTARSILDGHVVLSRELATSGHFPSIDVLESISRLTSAVCTPEQQQDARSARRMLAAYRGVKELVEIGAYVTGSDPVADAAIARMVHIERFLQQRMDEVSPTERTWAELASIAR
- a CDS encoding type 1 glutamine amidotransferase — translated: MRALVVAHDHVSPVGPIGDQLERRGYRLEHFVVVGAEQYATPAVTTAFPDFASYDAVVVLGAPWSVYDDATIGTWVHDEIKQVQAADAAGVPVLGICFGGQLLAQAHGGSVQRAQRPEIGWADVASTDEELVASGPWFQWHFDRWTTPPEARPVASNAAAPQSFVLRRNLAVQFHPELTPSSLAGWLDNGGDAGARAAGFDPERLVQETELLAARNEQRAAALVDAFLDRVATA